A stretch of the Clostridium fungisolvens genome encodes the following:
- a CDS encoding nitroreductase family protein, producing MKNFEQICKDRSSIRKFIGKEIEKEKLYQVLNIIKTAPSAGNLQAYEVIVIKSSDLKEKLCEAALNQDFITKAPIVLVFVAKKAESFIRYGERGKVLYSIQDATIACTYAMLACEAIGISSTWVGAFDEEKVIKLLNCKEEETPIALLPIGYTLAPKIPLTRRKESNELFREI from the coding sequence ATGAAAAATTTTGAGCAAATATGCAAGGATAGAAGTTCAATTAGAAAATTTATTGGCAAAGAGATAGAAAAAGAAAAACTTTATCAAGTATTAAATATCATTAAAACTGCACCTTCAGCTGGAAATTTGCAGGCTTATGAGGTGATAGTAATAAAATCTAGTGATTTAAAAGAAAAGCTGTGTGAGGCAGCTCTTAATCAAGATTTTATAACAAAGGCTCCAATAGTACTTGTATTTGTTGCAAAGAAAGCTGAATCTTTTATAAGATATGGGGAAAGAGGAAAAGTGCTTTATAGTATTCAAGATGCTACGATAGCGTGTACTTATGCAATGCTAGCTTGCGAAGCTATAGGAATATCTTCAACTTGGGTCGGTGCATTCGATGAAGAGAAAGTAATAAAACTTCTTAATTGTAAAGAAGAAGAGACGCCGATTGCACTGCTCCCTATAGGATATACATTAGCTCCAAAAATTCCTCTTACGAGAAGAAAAGAGAGTAATGAACTATTTAGAGAGATATAA